From a region of the Melospiza georgiana isolate bMelGeo1 chromosome 23, bMelGeo1.pri, whole genome shotgun sequence genome:
- the TSPAN2 gene encoding tetraspanin-2 isoform X2 — translation MGVGYGGMRCVKILLFIFNLTFWLAGLAVIAFGLWLRFGGPMAEFATDKKSPELFFMGLYVLVGAGAIMAAVGFFGCCGAARESQCLIGTFFACLLVIFAGEVTAGVFAFIGKKVAIQEAQKIYEDAYEDYMKNPVGKVNSTIYRYHVALQCCGKGNVEQQTGLPCPENIQLPKNCLTEIQNVIDTQLRLVGIVGIAIASITCVFSLGTAPISASRAL, via the exons ATGGGCGTGGGCTATGGAGGGATGCGCTGCGTCAAGATCCTGCTCTTCATCTTCAACCTGACCTTCTGG CTGGCAGGACTGGCTGTCATTGCCTTCGGGCTGTGGCTGCGCTTTGGTGGGCCCATGGCTGAGTTTGCTACAGACAAGAAGTCCCCAGAACTTTTCTTCATGG GACTCTATGTGCTGGTGGGAGCAGGGGCCATCATGGCAGCAGTTGGATTTTTCGGGTGCTGTGGAGCAGCACGGGAGTCCCAGTGCTTGATTGGAACT tTCTTTGCTTGCCTGTTGGTGATATTTGCAGGTGAGGTCACTGCTGGAGTATTTGCCTTCATAGGCAAGAAAGTG GCAATACAGGAAGCCCAGAAAATCTATGAAGATGCTTATGAGGACTACATGAAAAACCCAGTGGGGAAGGTCAACAGTACCATCTATCGCTACCACGTGGCT ctccagtgctgtggTAAAGGTAATGTGGAACAACAAACAGGATTGCCCTGTCCAGAGAACatccagctgccaaag AACTGCCTGACTGAAATTCAGAATGTAATTGATACTCAGCTGCGCCTAGTTGGAATTGTTGGAATTGCAATTGCTAGCATCACA TGTGTCTTCTCCCTGGGAACTGCCCCCATCAGTGcaagcagagctctgtga
- the TSPAN2 gene encoding tetraspanin-2 isoform X1 — protein sequence MGVGYGGMRCVKILLFIFNLTFWLAGLAVIAFGLWLRFGGPMAEFATDKKSPELFFMGLYVLVGAGAIMAAVGFFGCCGAARESQCLIGTFFACLLVIFAGEVTAGVFAFIGKKVAIQEAQKIYEDAYEDYMKNPVGKVNSTIYRYHVALQCCGKGNVEQQTGLPCPENIQLPKNCLTEIQNVIDTQLRLVGIVGIAIASITIFGMIFSMVLCCTIRNMREMI from the exons ATGGGCGTGGGCTATGGAGGGATGCGCTGCGTCAAGATCCTGCTCTTCATCTTCAACCTGACCTTCTGG CTGGCAGGACTGGCTGTCATTGCCTTCGGGCTGTGGCTGCGCTTTGGTGGGCCCATGGCTGAGTTTGCTACAGACAAGAAGTCCCCAGAACTTTTCTTCATGG GACTCTATGTGCTGGTGGGAGCAGGGGCCATCATGGCAGCAGTTGGATTTTTCGGGTGCTGTGGAGCAGCACGGGAGTCCCAGTGCTTGATTGGAACT tTCTTTGCTTGCCTGTTGGTGATATTTGCAGGTGAGGTCACTGCTGGAGTATTTGCCTTCATAGGCAAGAAAGTG GCAATACAGGAAGCCCAGAAAATCTATGAAGATGCTTATGAGGACTACATGAAAAACCCAGTGGGGAAGGTCAACAGTACCATCTATCGCTACCACGTGGCT ctccagtgctgtggTAAAGGTAATGTGGAACAACAAACAGGATTGCCCTGTCCAGAGAACatccagctgccaaag AACTGCCTGACTGAAATTCAGAATGTAATTGATACTCAGCTGCGCCTAGTTGGAATTGTTGGAATTGCAATTGCTAGCATCACA ATCTTTGGCATGATTTTCAGCATGGTTCTGTGCTGTACCATCCGTAACATGAGAGAAATGATCTAA